The following proteins are co-located in the Pedobacter frigiditerrae genome:
- a CDS encoding PorP/SprF family type IX secretion system membrane protein: protein MKYFKIFMLALGLSLCAKESIAQIDPHFSQYYANPLWLNPALTGVTDGDYRVNVNAKQQWANVGKGYLTGGASFDMAPTKNLALGAMIINQRAGDIGYNQLNAVVSGAYRIRFGREGDQIVNFGLQAGVINKSFDPSKITLGSQYNPILGYDPSMGMNEDISSSGYLSPDVNFGVMYFDGRGNTKVNSFIGASVSHLTRPKDKFVGGDSRLPMRFTGHGGARVKVNYMLDITPNFIYLKQGDAQEVAGGAYAQLMLSTESDLLFGANYRLEDSAIAFVGLHHKSMVFGVSYDFNTSQLNRATGSKGGLELSISFTSRKGIVGPSFYCPRL from the coding sequence ATGAAATACTTTAAAATATTTATGTTGGCATTAGGACTAAGTCTTTGTGCTAAAGAATCAATCGCTCAAATAGATCCACATTTCTCTCAATATTATGCTAACCCATTATGGTTAAATCCAGCACTAACAGGTGTAACAGATGGTGATTATAGGGTTAACGTAAATGCAAAACAACAATGGGCAAATGTGGGTAAGGGCTATTTAACAGGGGGTGCATCATTCGATATGGCGCCCACTAAGAACCTTGCTTTAGGGGCAATGATTATTAATCAACGTGCAGGCGATATTGGTTACAATCAATTAAATGCAGTAGTATCAGGAGCTTATAGAATACGTTTCGGCAGGGAAGGAGACCAAATTGTAAACTTCGGATTGCAAGCTGGTGTAATTAACAAAAGTTTTGATCCTTCTAAAATCACACTTGGAAGTCAGTATAATCCAATTTTAGGATACGATCCAAGTATGGGGATGAATGAAGATATCTCGTCATCTGGATATTTATCTCCAGACGTAAACTTTGGAGTAATGTATTTTGATGGAAGAGGTAATACAAAAGTGAACTCTTTCATTGGTGCTAGTGTTTCTCACCTTACTAGGCCAAAAGATAAATTTGTAGGTGGCGATTCTCGTTTGCCAATGCGTTTTACTGGCCACGGTGGGGCTAGGGTAAAAGTAAATTACATGCTAGATATCACACCGAACTTCATTTACCTTAAACAGGGTGACGCACAAGAAGTAGCTGGTGGTGCTTATGCTCAATTAATGTTAAGCACAGAATCTGACTTGCTTTTTGGTGCAAATTACAGGCTGGAAGATTCGGCCATTGCTTTTGTAGGCTTACATCATAAAAGTATGGTTTTTGGTGTGAGTTATGACTTTAATACATCGCAATTGAATCGAGCAACTGGTAGTAAAGGTGGTTTAGAATTATCAATTTCCTTTACTAGTAGAAAAGGTATTGTTGGTCCAAGTTTTTACTGTCCTAGACTTTAA
- a CDS encoding putative Ig domain-containing protein has protein sequence MKLISTLNQRSIRWTAFLLHLFLITLVFNESYAQTKIYATTATVKSVQVDNKDNATDATNSFATVKSYGGAAFGIGKYSGELELVFPAAVPANTTTFVRIGFDPDVLNALLGGNLGGLLADVVGGVVLGNHAFEAGARNGGTTIVSGTSSNSFSNANLRIVKDAAGLFYVAITPNQIYDRVYIKDITDALLLGSTNQTLVYNAFYTSGIDPCANAFATGFEGNGLTVDVLGLGKAGVTNPERAIDADQTNFSEISLGALGVAGSISQNIYFSTLSNPGDEFSVRLRVNPALVSAGLLNNTTITAYNGNTQVFSQNLNSLLTLDLLGLLNSGQATSVPFVPGAQFNRVQITLNSLLNVGLTQTVDLYSVVSSAPRPTFVAPLSNAINVCYNNSANLGATTASTNELRWYDVSLGGTVLATTAYNGTYVTPNLTTTKTYYVAARRIGCTSESIRVPITVTVNPQMVLVTTTLSNATVGSAYSKQITAATGGTPTYTYALAAGSTLPTGLVLSSSGQIGGTPTTAGDYNFNITATDSKNCTVTTAYTLKVTPTLVLAPATLPNGTVGTLYPTQVIPAATGGSTPYTYVATNLPPGLSFNPATREITGTPTTSGPYVVNVVATDADGNQASNNYTIVVKDPLVLPTSPLADGTVGITYATQTILPATGGTGPYTYSALNLPPGLSFNPATREITGTPTTAGTYAIPVTVTDSEGRTTTSNYSIRVKDPLTLANQTLPDGNVSVAYPTQTLPAANGGVGPYTYAAINLPPGLNFNPATRQITGTPTQSGNYTITMTATDAESNTISNTYALKVIGALSLPTATLPNGTVGVPYPTQTLPAVTGGTAPYTYVATNLPPGLSFNTITREITGTPTTGGVYTVSLKATDANGNVVNTDYSITVGVTAPVVANATICSGTTATLTVSNLQAGVTYNWYGPTGNTPLTTGNNGTFMTPIVNATTTFYVEAVSGTAVSTRTAVTVNINPAPNAPVITTNNQVINSGQSTVVQATANAGETINWYANAAGGASLATGPSFTTPNLTTTTTYYAETVNGTGCVSASRAPVTITVLSGPSNPNCNAANSQNSGITGICLLCSISGAGNSTDANLTNFTRITLAVGVGAQGYQRLIFPSTGVATDSIRLDLATPTGLLDLSVLGGVTVTVMNGGSVVNTYQLNSALIDLKLLGGNRFKATFLAGGVYDRVEVRFSATVAALSSLDIYGAEIIYPKPTVASTGLTICSGSTASLSATPNGGTTLTWYSDAVGGSVLANGNTYTTPALTTTTTYYIQVSKAGCANAERVPVTVTVTPVLTVPVVAAVPSTCEGSTRTLTVTSPNSAVTYNWFETAVGGPSIFTGTSFTTPALTANKTYYVEASQAGCLSPSRAAVSITVTPRPAAPQVQSSSSTVSPGQTAVLTASSADANVNFNWYTTANGTTPFYTGSTFVTPPLNSTTSYYVESFNTITGCTSATRIQVTVTVDGSTPVNPVPCEGAVSQTNGVTGVLAILAGVSNPTLAIDNDTQTGSTLVIPVGLAASVYQRLTFPTASNVGDTIRVLINSPSKLLSASVLGSLQLTTFNAGVSNNDALFSNNPLVNLTLLSGNTQALLTIVPTSVFDQVEVRLNSGLVGALTSLNINYAQHVIAKPEVVAANVTTCVGQTAVLTVNNPKAGLTYKWYDAAGVYQAGKDGISFTTPAITADTKYFVAASNGSGCVGARTVVNITAAPQPTVPVLVFANVNTCAGNNVLLEVKNPVPSTTYKWYNAGGTYQAGMDGTSFTIPVVLVNTTYSVEAVNSCGTSARATATITVGSVDVPIVTPAAVTVSEGSPAVLTASSSTSGAIFNWYASAGSVAILHTGATYVTPPLTITTTYFVEAVVPGPCPASARASVTITVTPNGTPVTTPCGAATVALADGVTGVALFAGVSNPNLAIDNNTQTGSSLLMPVGALGASVFQRVGFAGGLSHVGDTLRVKISSPGKLLSLSVLPSLSVTTYNGATSNADAMVVNNPLINLELLSDGSAIILTYVPTLPFDGVEVRLNSGLIGALTSVNFDYAQRINVAPKVTAASASTCQGTSAMLSVLNPQAGVTYKWYLENTYQADVVTFNTPTSLVAGTYNFYVKAFAYGCESAPTKVVVTVIAPPAPPVALAGNPARACLGSPVTLGVQPVAGITFNWYDVNGNVLVLNNTNYTTPANLVAGTYDFYVEAVNGSSCANATRTKITIIINPSSTAADIQVSGTVAVCGSSTTILTASSLTVTSPVFTWYRNAALTDVAFTGAVFTTPALSATTTYYVTVSGTNKCANAVADAKVVTITINPPATAADINLAGVSTICAGSAVSLTASTTTVTNPVFTWYRNAALTDVAFTGTTFVTPVLNASTTYYVTVKGDNKCENTAGNAQAITITVNPLASASDIVISGNATICSGSNTTLNASSTTVTNPVFTWYNDASLTSVAFVGAVYATPTLTADKTYYVTIKGDNKCESTPANAKLVTITVKGYATAADITLVNSTICAGNSTTLMASSFTVTNPVFTWYSDASLTVVAYVGPTYVVPPLNTTTNFYVTVKGTNKCENIPANAKVVTVTVNALAGMTDIIVNGNATACAGSPAILTATSPTVTNPVFTWYADAALTNLIYIGPTFTSQPLFVNTNFYVTVKGDNKCENAPANAKVISISVKPVATSADITVSNATVCEGTATTLVASTTTVTNPVFTWYSDASLTTSVFVGASFTTPNLTATKTYYVTVSGDNRCANTSSTAKNVTVTVNMGAIAADINLTTPTVVCGSGSVNISASSVTVTNPVFTWYSDASLTTAVFVGPSFTTPSLSVTTTYYVTVKGTNKCENTAANAKPVTIIVKPIATASDLSVNGTISICEGNTTTLTASTTTVTNPVYTWYSNSTLTNVVFVGSVYTTAVLNATTTYYVTIKGDNRCENAAGNAKVVVVTVNAKPINPVVANTGRDICAGSSTTLTVENAQTGVTYEWYNAATNGTLLFTGATYVTPVLNTSTTYYVQAISAAGCANASGRVLVTVNVTQRPTAPTVTSNNVNVCIGNTTILSVSNPQSGVNYTWYTLANGGTSVGTGTNFTTPVITANVTYYVEAAAGSCQSTARTSVTINAMPIPLAPASISATNNPICSGSTATLNVNSPDANLIYRWYASSSGGTSLFEGNSFTTPILAATTTYYVESVSKTGGCPSNTRTSITVNVLPVLAAPVVTAQSKTANSVTFAWGAVTGATAYEVSINNGATWIVPSSGANGTIHVVTGLQPGQSVTIVVRAKGSLDCQTSANSTPVTGTADNPFSNELYVPNTFTPNGDGKNDIFYAYGNLVSKFKMRIYNQWGEFLYESLSINNGWDGRYRGNLQPNGVYVYNIDVTFNDGTTKTFKGTVTLLR, from the coding sequence ATGAAATTGATTTCTACCCTGAATCAACGGTCTATTAGATGGACCGCATTTCTCTTGCACCTTTTTTTAATAACGCTAGTCTTTAACGAATCGTATGCGCAAACGAAAATTTATGCAACTACGGCTACGGTTAAATCTGTGCAAGTAGATAATAAAGACAATGCAACTGATGCGACAAATAGTTTCGCTACGGTTAAGTCTTATGGTGGTGCAGCTTTCGGTATTGGAAAGTATAGTGGAGAGTTGGAACTTGTTTTTCCTGCAGCTGTACCTGCCAACACAACAACCTTTGTGCGCATTGGCTTTGACCCCGACGTTTTAAATGCACTACTTGGAGGTAATCTTGGCGGACTGTTGGCTGATGTGGTTGGTGGAGTGGTTTTAGGAAATCATGCTTTTGAAGCTGGCGCTAGAAATGGAGGGACAACAATTGTTTCTGGAACTAGTTCAAATTCTTTTAGTAATGCCAATTTACGTATTGTTAAAGATGCTGCTGGGTTATTTTATGTAGCTATTACACCAAATCAAATATATGATAGAGTTTATATAAAAGACATTACTGATGCACTGTTGTTAGGTTCTACTAACCAAACTTTAGTTTATAATGCATTTTATACTTCTGGAATTGATCCGTGTGCAAATGCTTTTGCAACTGGTTTCGAAGGTAATGGTTTAACCGTTGATGTATTAGGGTTAGGAAAAGCAGGAGTTACCAATCCAGAAAGAGCAATTGATGCTGATCAAACCAACTTTTCTGAAATTAGTTTGGGCGCTTTAGGTGTTGCAGGTTCAATTAGTCAGAATATTTATTTCTCTACACTTTCAAATCCTGGCGATGAGTTTAGTGTACGTTTACGTGTTAACCCTGCTTTAGTTAGTGCAGGTTTGTTAAACAATACAACAATTACTGCATATAATGGAAACACACAGGTGTTTTCTCAAAATTTAAATTCCTTACTTACACTAGATTTACTTGGATTGTTAAATTCTGGGCAGGCAACAAGCGTACCTTTTGTACCAGGAGCACAATTCAATCGAGTTCAAATTACCCTTAACTCGCTCTTGAATGTCGGTCTTACACAAACTGTAGATTTATATAGTGTAGTAAGCTCTGCACCACGACCAACGTTTGTAGCACCACTGTCTAACGCAATTAATGTTTGTTATAATAATTCAGCAAATCTAGGCGCTACTACAGCATCAACTAATGAGTTGCGTTGGTATGATGTGTCGCTTGGAGGAACAGTTTTAGCAACTACAGCATATAACGGAACTTATGTAACACCAAACCTAACTACTACTAAAACTTATTATGTAGCTGCTAGAAGAATTGGATGTACTTCAGAATCAATTAGGGTACCTATTACTGTAACTGTAAATCCTCAAATGGTTTTGGTTACTACAACCTTATCAAATGCAACCGTAGGTTCTGCCTACTCTAAACAAATTACAGCCGCAACAGGTGGTACACCAACCTATACTTATGCGTTGGCAGCTGGGAGCACATTGCCAACTGGTTTAGTGCTGTCATCTAGCGGACAAATTGGTGGTACACCAACAACAGCTGGAGATTATAATTTCAATATTACTGCTACAGATTCAAAAAACTGTACGGTAACAACGGCTTATACTTTAAAAGTAACACCTACCTTGGTTCTTGCTCCTGCAACATTACCAAATGGAACTGTTGGAACTTTATATCCAACACAGGTGATACCAGCAGCAACAGGAGGTAGCACACCCTACACTTATGTGGCTACAAATCTTCCTCCAGGCTTATCATTTAATCCAGCTACAAGAGAAATTACTGGCACACCAACAACCTCAGGTCCTTATGTTGTTAATGTAGTGGCAACAGATGCTGATGGAAATCAGGCAAGTAATAATTACACTATTGTAGTTAAAGACCCATTGGTATTGCCTACATCGCCTTTGGCCGATGGAACTGTAGGGATAACTTATGCAACCCAAACTATACTGCCGGCAACTGGTGGTACTGGTCCTTACACCTATAGTGCATTAAACCTCCCTCCAGGATTGTCATTTAATCCAGCTACAAGAGAGATTACAGGTACGCCTACTACCGCAGGAACTTATGCTATTCCTGTAACGGTTACGGATTCAGAAGGTAGAACAACCACTTCTAATTACTCAATTAGAGTTAAGGATCCATTGACTTTGGCTAATCAAACCTTGCCAGACGGAAATGTAAGTGTTGCTTATCCAACTCAAACTTTACCAGCCGCGAACGGCGGTGTTGGCCCTTATACCTATGCTGCAATTAATCTTCCTCCGGGATTAAACTTTAATCCTGCAACAAGACAAATTACAGGTACACCAACTCAGTCTGGAAATTATACCATTACAATGACGGCAACTGATGCAGAATCTAATACCATCAGTAATACTTATGCATTAAAGGTAATTGGTGCACTTTCTTTACCAACAGCAACCTTACCAAACGGAACTGTGGGTGTCCCATATCCAACTCAAACTTTACCAGCGGTTACTGGTGGTACAGCTCCATATACTTATGTAGCAACCAACTTGCCTCCTGGGTTAAGTTTTAATACCATAACTAGAGAAATTACTGGCACACCAACAACAGGTGGTGTTTATACTGTTTCATTGAAAGCAACCGATGCAAATGGAAATGTAGTAAATACAGATTATAGCATAACAGTAGGTGTTACTGCTCCGGTTGTTGCAAACGCAACTATTTGTAGTGGAACAACTGCAACACTAACCGTTAGTAACTTGCAAGCTGGCGTTACCTATAACTGGTATGGCCCAACAGGAAATACGCCTTTAACTACTGGAAATAATGGAACATTTATGACTCCAATTGTAAATGCAACCACTACTTTTTATGTAGAAGCGGTATCTGGAACTGCAGTTAGTACACGTACAGCTGTAACGGTTAATATCAATCCAGCGCCAAATGCACCAGTAATTACTACAAATAATCAAGTAATTAATAGCGGACAAAGTACTGTTGTTCAGGCTACGGCAAACGCAGGAGAAACCATTAATTGGTATGCAAATGCAGCAGGTGGTGCTAGTTTAGCTACTGGTCCGAGTTTTACCACGCCTAACCTTACCACTACTACAACTTATTATGCAGAAACTGTAAACGGAACAGGTTGTGTGAGTGCAAGTAGAGCACCAGTAACCATTACTGTATTAAGCGGACCATCAAATCCTAATTGTAATGCAGCAAATAGCCAAAACAGTGGTATTACAGGTATTTGCCTTTTATGTAGCATCAGCGGTGCTGGAAACTCTACAGACGCTAACTTGACCAACTTTACTAGAATTACATTAGCAGTAGGGGTTGGCGCACAAGGTTATCAACGTTTAATATTCCCATCAACAGGTGTTGCAACTGATAGTATTCGCTTAGATTTAGCAACACCTACAGGCTTGTTAGATTTGTCGGTTTTAGGTGGAGTAACGGTTACTGTAATGAATGGCGGGTCTGTAGTAAATACCTACCAGTTAAATTCGGCATTAATTGATTTAAAATTATTGGGTGGAAATCGCTTTAAAGCAACATTCTTGGCAGGTGGTGTATACGATAGGGTAGAAGTTAGATTCAGCGCAACTGTTGCTGCCTTATCTAGTTTAGATATTTATGGTGCAGAGATTATTTATCCTAAACCAACTGTAGCATCTACAGGTTTAACAATTTGCTCTGGCAGCACTGCTAGTTTATCAGCTACTCCAAACGGAGGGACAACATTAACTTGGTACAGTGATGCAGTTGGTGGTAGCGTTTTAGCTAACGGAAATACTTATACAACCCCAGCGTTAACAACTACCACTACTTATTATATTCAAGTTAGCAAAGCTGGATGCGCAAATGCAGAAAGAGTACCTGTAACGGTTACCGTAACACCTGTTTTAACAGTGCCGGTTGTGGCAGCGGTTCCTTCAACTTGTGAGGGCTCTACTCGTACTTTAACAGTTACAAGCCCAAATTCTGCAGTTACTTATAATTGGTTTGAAACTGCAGTTGGTGGGCCGTCAATTTTTACAGGTACCTCATTTACTACACCAGCTTTAACAGCTAATAAAACTTATTATGTAGAAGCATCACAAGCAGGATGTTTAAGTCCTAGTCGTGCAGCGGTTAGCATCACAGTTACGCCTCGCCCTGCGGCACCTCAAGTACAATCATCATCTTCTACTGTAAGTCCAGGTCAAACTGCAGTATTAACAGCAAGCTCTGCGGATGCAAATGTGAATTTCAACTGGTATACAACGGCTAATGGAACAACACCTTTTTATACAGGTTCTACTTTTGTAACACCTCCTTTAAATAGCACAACATCATACTATGTTGAAAGCTTTAATACCATTACCGGATGTACTTCTGCTACAAGAATTCAAGTTACGGTTACCGTAGATGGTAGCACACCTGTAAATCCTGTGCCTTGCGAAGGTGCTGTTTCACAAACAAATGGTGTTACTGGTGTACTTGCAATATTAGCAGGAGTTTCAAATCCAACTTTAGCAATTGATAATGATACTCAAACAGGTTCTACTTTAGTTATTCCAGTAGGATTAGCAGCTTCTGTTTACCAAAGGCTTACTTTCCCTACAGCCTCAAATGTTGGTGATACCATTCGTGTTTTAATCAATTCGCCAAGTAAATTATTATCAGCTTCTGTATTGGGAAGCCTTCAACTTACCACCTTTAATGCTGGTGTAAGTAATAACGATGCATTATTCTCCAACAATCCGTTAGTTAACTTAACTCTTTTAAGTGGTAACACACAAGCATTATTAACTATTGTTCCAACTTCTGTTTTCGACCAAGTAGAAGTAAGACTAAACTCAGGTTTGGTTGGGGCATTAACATCTTTAAATATCAATTATGCACAACACGTAATTGCTAAACCTGAAGTGGTTGCTGCAAACGTAACAACTTGTGTTGGTCAAACGGCTGTATTAACAGTTAATAATCCTAAAGCAGGTTTAACCTATAAATGGTATGATGCAGCTGGAGTTTACCAAGCAGGTAAAGACGGAATAAGTTTTACTACCCCTGCAATTACAGCAGATACTAAATATTTTGTAGCAGCTAGCAATGGTTCTGGTTGCGTAGGTGCAAGAACGGTGGTTAATATTACAGCTGCTCCGCAACCAACTGTACCTGTATTGGTTTTTGCTAATGTAAATACCTGTGCTGGAAACAACGTATTATTAGAAGTTAAAAACCCTGTTCCAAGTACAACTTACAAATGGTACAATGCTGGTGGAACATATCAAGCAGGAATGGATGGAACAAGTTTCACTATTCCAGTAGTTTTAGTTAACACAACTTATTCGGTAGAAGCGGTTAATAGCTGCGGAACTTCTGCTAGAGCAACGGCTACTATTACGGTTGGTTCTGTGGATGTGCCAATTGTAACGCCTGCAGCAGTTACTGTAAGTGAAGGCTCTCCTGCAGTGCTTACTGCAAGTTCAAGTACTTCAGGTGCTATATTTAATTGGTATGCAAGCGCAGGATCTGTAGCAATTTTACATACTGGTGCTACTTATGTAACACCACCTTTAACCATTACCACTACTTATTTTGTAGAAGCAGTTGTTCCAGGACCGTGTCCAGCTTCTGCTCGTGCTTCGGTTACAATTACTGTTACTCCTAATGGCACGCCAGTTACTACACCTTGTGGTGCGGCAACTGTAGCATTGGCTGATGGAGTTACTGGTGTAGCTTTATTTGCTGGGGTTTCAAATCCTAATTTAGCGATTGATAATAACACACAAACTGGTTCAAGTTTATTAATGCCGGTTGGTGCGCTTGGTGCATCAGTGTTCCAAAGAGTTGGTTTTGCAGGTGGATTATCTCACGTAGGTGATACTTTGAGAGTTAAAATATCTTCACCAGGAAAACTGTTATCATTATCGGTACTTCCAAGTTTAAGTGTAACAACCTACAATGGCGCTACCAGCAATGCTGATGCAATGGTAGTTAACAATCCATTAATTAATTTAGAATTACTAAGTGATGGAAGTGCTATTATTTTAACTTATGTACCTACCTTACCATTTGATGGGGTAGAAGTAAGATTAAACTCTGGTTTAATTGGCGCATTAACATCAGTAAATTTTGATTATGCACAGCGCATAAATGTTGCACCTAAAGTTACTGCAGCAAGTGCAAGTACTTGTCAGGGAACTTCAGCAATGTTAAGTGTATTAAATCCTCAAGCAGGGGTAACTTATAAATGGTATTTAGAAAATACTTACCAAGCTGATGTCGTAACATTTAATACACCAACATCACTTGTTGCTGGAACTTATAATTTTTATGTAAAAGCATTTGCTTATGGTTGCGAAAGTGCACCAACAAAAGTTGTGGTTACCGTTATTGCTCCACCAGCTCCACCCGTGGCACTTGCAGGAAATCCAGCAAGAGCTTGTTTAGGTTCGCCAGTTACATTAGGTGTACAACCTGTAGCAGGTATTACCTTCAATTGGTATGATGTTAATGGAAATGTATTGGTTCTTAATAATACTAATTATACTACACCTGCAAATTTGGTGGCAGGAACTTATGATTTTTATGTTGAGGCCGTAAATGGAAGCAGCTGTGCAAATGCTACTCGTACAAAAATTACGATTATCATTAACCCTTCATCAACAGCTGCAGATATTCAAGTTAGCGGTACGGTAGCAGTTTGTGGTTCATCAACAACAATATTAACCGCAAGTAGCTTAACAGTAACCAGCCCAGTATTTACTTGGTATAGAAATGCAGCATTAACAGATGTAGCTTTCACTGGTGCTGTGTTTACTACACCTGCTCTTTCTGCAACAACAACCTATTATGTAACAGTTAGTGGTACAAACAAATGTGCAAATGCAGTTGCTGATGCTAAAGTGGTTACTATAACTATTAACCCACCAGCAACAGCTGCAGATATCAATCTAGCAGGTGTAAGTACTATCTGTGCTGGTTCAGCGGTAAGCTTAACAGCGAGTACAACAACCGTTACTAATCCAGTATTTACTTGGTATAGAAACGCTGCCTTAACAGATGTAGCATTCACTGGAACCACTTTTGTTACTCCAGTGCTAAATGCAAGCACTACTTATTACGTAACAGTAAAAGGGGATAATAAATGTGAGAATACTGCTGGAAACGCACAAGCGATAACCATAACGGTTAATCCATTGGCTTCAGCCTCAGATATAGTAATTAGTGGCAACGCAACTATATGTAGTGGTTCAAACACTACGTTAAACGCTAGCTCTACAACAGTAACCAATCCTGTATTTACTTGGTACAACGATGCTAGCTTAACTTCTGTAGCCTTTGTTGGCGCTGTTTATGCAACACCAACTTTAACTGCAGACAAAACTTACTACGTTACTATTAAAGGCGATAATAAATGCGAAAGTACACCTGCAAATGCTAAGTTGGTAACCATTACTGTTAAAGGTTATGCAACAGCTGCAGATATCACTTTAGTAAATTCAACAATATGCGCTGGTAACTCAACTACATTAATGGCATCAAGCTTTACCGTAACTAACCCAGTATTTACTTGGTATAGTGATGCTTCATTAACTGTGGTTGCCTATGTTGGTCCAACATATGTAGTACCACCTCTAAATACTACTACTAATTTCTATGTAACTGTAAAAGGTACAAACAAATGCGAAAATATACCTGCAAATGCGAAAGTAGTAACCGTAACTGTAAATGCTTTGGCGGGGATGACAGACATTATAGTAAACGGCAATGCTACCGCATGCGCAGGTTCTCCAGCAATTTTAACAGCAACAAGTCCAACGGTAACCAATCCGGTGTTTACTTGGTATGCTGATGCGGCTTTAACTAATCTAATTTACATTGGGCCAACATTTACAAGCCAACCTTTATTTGTAAATACTAATTTCTATGTAACAGTTAAAGGCGATAACAAATGTGAAAATGCACCTGCAAATGCGAAGGTCATTTCAATATCTGTTAAACCTGTTGCAACTTCGGCAGATATAACTGTTAGTAATGCAACGGTTTGCGAAGGAACAGCTACTACATTGGTTGCAAGTACAACAACAGTTACAAATCCGGTATTTACTTGGTATAGTGATGCATCCTTAACAACAAGTGTTTTTGTTGGTGCTTCATTTACCACACCAAACTTAACTGCAACTAAAACTTATTATGTAACAGTAAGTGGCGATAACAGATGTGCAAATACTTCATCAACTGCTAAAAATGTAACGGTTACAGTAAATATGGGAGCAATAGCTGCTGATATTAACTTAACTACACCAACGGTAGTATGTGGTTCTGGTAGTGTAAACATTAGTGCAAGTAGTGTAACGGTAACTAATCCAGTATTTACCTGGTATAGCGATGCTTCATTAACCACTGCAGTTTTTGTTGGACCAAGCTTTACAACTCCTTCACTTAGTGTTACCACTACTTATTACGTAACCGTAAAAGGAACTAATAAATGTGAAAATACTGCCGCTAATGCTAAGCCAGTAACAATTATAGTTAAACCAATCGCAACAGCATCAGATTTATCAGTTAATGGTACCATATCAATATGCGAAGGCAATACAACAACACTTACAGCAAGTACAACTACAGTAACTAATCCAGTTTATACTTGGTATAGTAATTCTACCTTAACTAATGTTGTTTTTGTTGGATCTGTTTACACAACTGCTGTTCTAAATGCAACCACTACTTATTATGTAACTATAAAAGGAGATAATAGGTGTGAAAATGCAGCTGGTAATGCGAAAGTTGTTGTAGTAACTGTAAATGCAAAACCAATTAACCCTGTTGTTGCAAATACCGGTAGAGACATTTGCGCTGGAAGTAGCACTACATTAACGGTAGAAAATGCTCAGACTGGTGTTACTTACGAATGGTATAATGCAGCTACAAATGGAACGCTTTTATTTACTGGTGCTACCTACGTAACTCCAGTTTTAAATACAAGTACAACCTATTATGTTCAAGCAATAAGTGCTGCTGGTTGTGCAAACGCTAGCGGAAGAGTATTGGTAACTGTAAATGTTACGCAAAGACCAACTGCACCTACCGTAACCTCAAATAATGTTAATGTTTGTATCGGTAATACAACGATATTAAGTGTAAGCAACCCACAAAGTGGAGTTAATTATACTTGGTATACGTTAGCTAATGGTGGAACATCAGTAGGAACTGGTACTAATTTTACAACACCAGTTATTACTGCTAATGTGACTTATTATGTAGAAGCTGCTGCTGGTTCTTGTCAATCAACTGCAAGAACATCAGTAACCATCAATGCGATGCCAATACCTTTGGCACCAGCATCGATTTCTGCAACCAATAATCCAATTTGTTCTGGTAGTACTGCTACGTTAAATGTAAATAGTCCAGACGCAAACTTGATTTACAGATGGTACGCTAGCAGTTCAGGAGGTACATCATTATTTGAAGGTAATTCATTTACTACACCAATATTGGCTGCCACTACTACTTATTATGTAGAAAGTGTTTCAAAAACAGGTGGCTGTCCAAGTAACACCAGAACTTCTATTACTGTTAATGTGTTGCCTGTATTAGCAGCACCTGTGGTTACTGCACAATCTAAAACTGCAAATAGTGTAACGTTTGCTTGGGGTGCTGTTACTGGTGCAACTGCGTATGAGGTATCGATAAATAACGGGGCAACTTGGATAGTGCCATCTTCTGGAGCAAATGGAACAATTCATGTGGTTACAGGTTTACAACCAGGTCAAAGTGTAACGATCGTTGTAAGAGCAAAAGGTAGTTTAGATTGCCAAACAAGTGCAAATTCTACTCCAGTAACTGGAACGGCAGACAATCCTTTTAGTAACGAATTATATGTGCCAAATACGTTTACGCCAAATGGGGATGGTAAAAATGACATTTTCTATGCTTACGGAAATCTGGTGTCTAAATTTAAGATGAGGATTTACAACCAGTGGGGAGAATTCTTATACGAATCCTTGTCAATTAATAACGGATGGGATGGAAGGTACAGAGGCAATCTACAACCAAATGGTGTGTATGTGTATAATATCGATGTAACCTTTAACGATGGTACAACCAAAACGTTTAAAGGCACTGTAACCTTATTAAGATAA